GGCTGTTAAACCTTGTAGTAAAACCGCCGACGCAGTTTCAAAGGATATCTCATCTGGTAATGGAATGGCCTTTTCTAAAGGAACTGAGACTAACTCAGCATTTGCAAACGGCACATCTGCAAAGGCAATTCGATCTCCAACTTTTATAGTCGTAATACCAACACCGACTTCTTCCACAATTCCTGAACCCTCATAACCCAATATATAAGGGGGTTGACCAGCTAGATGATAATTCCCTTTCCGACGGTATATATCTGCAAAATTTAATCCAACAGCCTTCATTTTTACCAAGATTTCATTTTTACTAATGATTGGATCAGGGATATCTATATATTGTAATACCTCGGGTCCACCGAAACTTTCAAAGATAAGTGCTTTCATTCTTCTGCTCCTCGCATTCAAAAATATATTTCACATTGTATAGTTTTTTAGGAAGAGATACAAAAAACCCGCTTTTAAAATGGGCGAGAAGACAACTACTGACAATATTTATCATAATCAAACGTTTGATTAAATTGGGACAAGCCCTTTAAATAAATGAACTTTGAGTTATTTTCGGGGAAATTTTTGTCGTGGAAAAGGCTTGGTTTTCGCTAAAAACCTCCAGAGGCAGTCAAAAAAATAAGGTAATGCAAACCATAACGATTTTTGACAAATTATTATGTTAATCAAACGTTTGATTAGCAGGGGCCAAAGCCCTTTCAAAATAGGCTTTAACCCCTAAAACAGGTAAAATCAATGTCGGATTTTACGGCAAATTCACTTTCTAGTTTTCTACTATAAGTTTAAGAAAAGCGCTAACCTATTTAGCGCTTTTCTCAAATTGTTACAGCTGTTCTTTATTCTCTTTTGCTACACCAATTACATCCCTCAAGTCATCCTGCACGCTTTCCTTCGCAAGAGCGACATTTGAGCGATATGCTGCTCGGACAATAACATGTCCAGCTACAGGTGCAGTGAGGAATACAAAGAATATACCCAGAAATAAACGAATACTAAAATATCCTTCTAACACAAAAAAGAAAAAGGTTCCTACAAGCGTAAAAAGAACGCCAATCGTTGAACCTTTTGAAAGTGCATGCGCGCGGGTATAAATATCAGGGAGACGGATTAATCCAACTGCACTTAAAAAGCTAAAGATGGTACCAATTAATATTAATAAAACCGCAATGTGTTCACTCGGAATCATTACGCTCAATGACCACACCTCTTTCTATATATCTCGCAAAGGCTATTGTCCCGATAAAGGAAAGGATCCCAATTAATAAAATGACTTCAAAAAAAGCGGTACTTCTTATAAAAACAGAAAAAATAGCTACTCCAGAAATGATATTAATTCCTAATGCATCCAGCGCCTGAATTCTATCTGGCGCAGTCGGCCCCTTTACCAATCGAAATATGGTTGCAAAAATAGCAAAACTAAGAAATACTAATGAACAAATTAAAATTCCCTGAATCATGCTCGTGTCACCTTCTTAATAGCCTTTTCAAACTTAGCATTGGATTGGAGTACTGCATTGCTTGATTCTGGGATATCCATTGCATGGATATAAAACTTCTTACTATCAGAAGAAACTTCTACTACAACAGACCCTGGAGTCAAGGTTAGCAGTAGTGCTAGTAACGTAACCTCCAGATC
This genomic stretch from Neobacillus niacini harbors:
- the mnhG gene encoding monovalent cation/H(+) antiporter subunit G, encoding MIPSEHIAVLLILIGTIFSFLSAVGLIRLPDIYTRAHALSKGSTIGVLFTLVGTFFFFVLEGYFSIRLFLGIFFVFLTAPVAGHVIVRAAYRSNVALAKESVQDDLRDVIGVAKENKEQL
- a CDS encoding Na(+)/H(+) antiporter subunit F1: MIQGILICSLVFLSFAIFATIFRLVKGPTAPDRIQALDALGINIISGVAIFSVFIRSTAFFEVILLIGILSFIGTIAFARYIERGVVIERNDSE